ATGATGTTAACCTGAACATGGAAACTGCAGTTCCCTGTGGCCTCATAGTAAGTGAGCTTTTCACCAACAGTGTGAAGTACGCATTCCCTGAGGGCCGGGAGGGGGAAATAAGAGTATCTCTCAAACAGGAGCCAGGAAAAGATGATGCCCGTGAATTCATATTAACCGTGAGCGATGATGGTGTGGGCTTCCCTCCTGATCTGGACTATAGGAACACAGAAACCCTGGGATTGGAACTGGTAAACAGCTTAACCTGTCAAATCGATGGAAACATCAGCCTGGATTTAACTCAGGGAACCAAGTTCACCGTTAAATTTAAAGAACTGAGGTATAAAAAAAGGATTTGAAACCGGAATAAAGATAATTAAACAAAAAGAGTAATCAAAAGGTGATTAAACAAAAAGAACCATTAATCTAAAAGTTAATTCTTAAATTTAGAAATTTTCGTGTTTCACCGCATCTTCCGGGCAGTTATCCACACACATACCGCAGAGTATGCAGTTATCAGTGTCTACCACCAGGGGGATAGATTCCTCATCATCCTGCTGGAAGATACCCACCGGGCAGTTGGATACACAGGTTCCACACTTGCTACATAATTCGGGATCGATTTCTATTTTCGGCATATTTTTCTCTCCGTGAATTGGCCAATTATTTTGATTGATATTGATTTTTGATTGATAATAGTTTGATTGATAATAGTTTGATTGAAATGGTTATTGATTGATATTTATCAGGGGGATTAGATTTATTTTTCGTCGCCATTTAGTATCATGACTGGATTAAAATGACCAAGTACGGTGTGTTAAAAACCCTGTTGTTATATTTTCAGTCCTGCTGGATGAACTCGATGATAATTCCAGTTAACTCCTCCGTGGCCTTTAAAAACTGGTGAAATGTGGTGGGGTAACTGTTGGCACCGTGGGACTCTACCTTCATATCCCCGTGGACCAGGTTTATCTCCCATTCATCTCCCTTCAGGCAGGCTTCATCACAGGAGACCATGTACTCGTCATACCAAGCCCATAGTCCTATTTCATCCATACGATGCCAGAATTCATCCCATTCGTCTAATTCTGGGCTTATTTCCTTCTGTTGTTCCTGACCTGGTGCAAGTTCCCTTAAAAAAAGACATTCCCCATCCCAGGTCAGACTGAAAAGATAACCCCTGCCTGGTATTTCATAGCTAAAGGTGAATTCTACTGGATACTCTACGGTCAATAAACCAACTCCAGATAAATTAATAGAATAATAACCTATTTACTTGGCTAAATACTATCAAATCGCTATCACTATCATCTGTTAAACATTATCCACTTTTATCTGCATTATACTTTCAAACTATCGGTTACTATCGAATTATTAAAATAAC
Above is a genomic segment from Methanobacterium formicicum containing:
- a CDS encoding 4Fe-4S dicluster domain-containing protein; this translates as MPKIEIDPELCSKCGTCVSNCPVGIFQQDDEESIPLVVDTDNCILCGMCVDNCPEDAVKHENF
- a CDS encoding sensor histidine kinase gives rise to the protein NNMQIISSLLNLQSQHLKADEQFAVSILKESQNRVKSMAMIHENLYQSKDFTHIKFEDYITRLVYELFYSYSGDADKIRLVVDVDDVNLNMETAVPCGLIVSELFTNSVKYAFPEGREGEIRVSLKQEPGKDDAREFILTVSDDGVGFPPDLDYRNTETLGLELVNSLTCQIDGNISLDLTQGTKFTVKFKELRYKKRI